One genomic segment of Caldisericia bacterium includes these proteins:
- a CDS encoding alpha/beta hydrolase, producing the protein MGYLNINETKIYYEIHGKGEPLAFLNGIFMSTSSFAQFIPIFSKKFKLLLHDFRGQWNSGKEGDAYSLELHSKDFVEILNKLEIEKINIVGISYGGEIALNFSTLFPERVKSLIIISSVSEIDNELKEKIERWIEGAKSKNSLTFINSWLKDVYSEDFLKKYENFLRKKLEESLNSFDYDASIKLMKSFLNLHENPLTPYLKNISVPTLVVAGEFDTLKPPKFSKIIAKNIPQSEFVIIGNSGHAITVERFEEIKTVILGFLEKISLNERSE; encoded by the coding sequence ATGGGGTATTTGAACATTAATGAAACAAAAATTTATTATGAGATTCATGGAAAAGGGGAGCCTCTCGCCTTTCTAAATGGTATTTTTATGTCAACCTCAAGTTTTGCACAATTTATACCAATCTTTTCAAAAAAATTTAAACTTCTTCTTCATGATTTTAGAGGTCAATGGAATTCTGGAAAAGAAGGAGATGCTTATTCTCTTGAACTTCATTCAAAAGATTTTGTTGAAATTCTAAATAAACTTGAAATTGAAAAAATAAATATTGTTGGCATATCTTATGGTGGAGAAATTGCGTTAAATTTTTCAACACTTTTTCCAGAAAGGGTTAAATCTTTAATTATAATCTCATCTGTTAGTGAAATTGATAATGAATTAAAAGAAAAAATTGAAAGGTGGATTGAAGGTGCTAAAAGTAAAAATAGTTTAACTTTTATAAATTCATGGCTCAAAGATGTTTATTCAGAAGATTTTTTAAAAAAATATGAAAATTTTTTGAGAAAAAAACTTGAAGAGTCTCTTAATAGTTTTGATTATGATGCATCAATTAAACTAATGAAATCATTTCTTAATCTACATGAGAATCCATTAACTCCTTATTTGAAAAATATATCTGTTCCAACATTAGTTGTCGCAGGAGAATTTGACACATTAAAACCTCCTAAATTTTCAAAAATTATTGCTAAAAATATACCTCAAAGTGAATTTGTAATTATTGGAAATTCAGGCCATGCAATCACGGTTGAAAGATTTGAAGAGATAAAAACAGTTATTTTAGGTTTTCTTGAAAAAATTTCTTTAAATGAAAGGAGTGAATAG